In one Chitinophaga sancti genomic region, the following are encoded:
- a CDS encoding homocysteine S-methyltransferase family protein, with amino-acid sequence MKSLSQCAAERILIIDGAMGTMIQRYKLEEADYRGERFKDYHMDVKGNNDLLNLTQPQIIEAIHREYLEAGADIIETNTFSSTTIAMADYDMQALAFELNIAAAQIAKRAASDYTAKNPDKPRFVAGAIGPLNKTLSLSPDVNNPGFRSVTFDEVVTAYYEQIRGLHEGGVDILLIETIFDTLNSKAAIFAAKKYFRDIKQPELPIMISGTITDASGRTLSGQTLEAFYISVMHAKPFSVGLNCALGGEQMRPHVAELAQIAGCYVSCYPNAGLPNAFGEYDETPHDTACIIEDFAKEGFVNIVGGCCGTTPDHIRHIAQHVAKIAPRPLPVQETTLA; translated from the coding sequence ATGAAGTCATTATCCCAGTGTGCAGCAGAACGTATTCTGATAATAGATGGTGCGATGGGTACCATGATCCAGCGTTATAAGCTGGAAGAAGCAGATTATAGAGGCGAGCGTTTTAAAGATTATCACATGGATGTAAAAGGCAACAATGACCTGCTCAACCTGACTCAGCCCCAGATCATCGAAGCCATACACAGAGAATATCTCGAAGCAGGTGCCGACATCATCGAAACCAACACCTTTAGTAGTACGACCATCGCTATGGCGGACTATGATATGCAGGCTTTGGCCTTTGAACTGAACATCGCTGCTGCACAAATTGCAAAAAGAGCAGCCAGCGATTATACAGCGAAAAACCCCGATAAGCCCCGCTTTGTTGCAGGTGCGATCGGTCCGCTGAATAAGACACTCTCCCTCTCTCCTGACGTGAACAATCCGGGCTTCCGCTCCGTTACCTTTGATGAAGTGGTGACTGCTTATTATGAGCAGATCCGTGGTTTACATGAAGGAGGAGTAGATATCCTGCTTATCGAAACTATTTTCGATACGCTAAACAGCAAGGCTGCTATCTTTGCTGCCAAGAAGTACTTCAGGGATATCAAGCAACCAGAGCTGCCCATCATGATTTCCGGCACCATCACCGATGCTTCCGGACGTACCCTGAGCGGTCAGACACTGGAAGCATTCTATATCTCCGTCATGCATGCCAAACCATTCTCTGTTGGCTTAAACTGTGCATTGGGTGGTGAGCAGATGCGTCCGCATGTTGCAGAACTGGCGCAGATAGCCGGTTGCTACGTAAGCTGCTATCCTAACGCCGGCCTGCCAAATGCATTCGGAGAATATGATGAAACGCCGCATGATACGGCATGCATCATCGAAGACTTTGCCAAAGAAGGTTTTGTAAACATCGTAGGCGGTTGCTGTGGCACCACCCCGGATCACATCCGGCACATTGCACAGCACGTAGCTAAGATTGCACCAAGACCTTTACCAGTACAGGAAACTACACTGGCTTAA
- the recR gene encoding recombination mediator RecR: MIFSSALIENAVNEFARLPGIGKKTALRLVLHLLKQDPAQVKLFGEVVTRMRDQIKFCKTCHNVSDEEICSICSSPSRNKALVCVVENIRDVMAIENTQQFNGVYHVLGGIISPIDGIGPDQLNIHSLVERVQQQDVEEIIMALSPTIEGDTTIYYLSKKLKEFPVKITTIARGIAFGGELEYADEMTLARSISNRLPLESYVQK; encoded by the coding sequence ATGATCTTCTCCTCCGCTCTGATAGAAAATGCTGTTAATGAATTTGCGCGGCTGCCAGGTATCGGCAAGAAAACAGCGCTCCGCCTGGTATTACATCTCCTCAAACAAGATCCTGCCCAGGTGAAGCTTTTCGGCGAAGTAGTCACCCGCATGCGTGACCAGATCAAGTTCTGCAAAACCTGTCACAACGTCTCTGATGAAGAGATCTGCTCTATCTGTAGCAGCCCTTCCCGCAACAAAGCATTGGTATGTGTCGTGGAAAACATCCGCGATGTCATGGCTATCGAAAATACCCAGCAGTTCAATGGTGTGTATCATGTACTGGGAGGCATCATCTCTCCTATTGATGGTATTGGTCCGGACCAGCTGAATATACATTCCCTGGTAGAAAGGGTGCAGCAACAGGATGTGGAAGAGATCATCATGGCGCTTAGCCCGACAATCGAAGGGGATACAACCATTTATTACCTCTCTAAAAAGCTGAAGGAATTTCCTGTAAAGATCACCACCATCGCCCGTGGTATCGCCTTCGGCGGCGAACTGGAATATGCGGACGAAATGACGCTGGCCAGATCCATCTCTAACCGTTTACCACTGGAAAGTTACGTACAGAAATAA
- a CDS encoding Ig-like domain-containing protein, producing the protein MNQNFRGWVSLLTVIIASILLFPGCANIVPPSGGPKDTLAPVLLGASPADSSLHFKAHKVTMQFSEYVELDNIFEKLIVSPTLKRTPTVTAKLRTVTMIIKDTLDANTTYTFNFSDAIRDINEHNPIQDYAYVVSTGDYLDSLQIKGFIINAENGKPDSNVSVMLYRHLEDSVVSKEKPVYYARSRGNGSFWFKNLAPGDYKIFAIKEENKDLQYNDPKELIAFQDSLLHLREENLHDVPLLTFLEKDSTLRGGPEAIGGPDSTSALNIPPPPPEQEDKKTKEQREKEKKRRILVSATLGEKSSQDLGMPLIVNFSAPVKTLDTTHILLTEDTTFNSVPFTTFFDSTRKVLHVVYTWKEGMPYRLTIPKEAVLDTLGQQQSKADTILFNAKKESDYGSAMLTLTLSDSLKNAGGDTMHFVAQLVKDKEIKYSGKIVKGAWIQKRIQPAEYEIRILLDDNNNGVWDRGVYYGTPKKQPERVVTFPKKENIKANWGVPIKLQI; encoded by the coding sequence ATGAATCAGAACTTCCGTGGCTGGGTTTCCCTGCTTACAGTTATAATAGCAAGTATTCTTTTATTCCCCGGCTGTGCGAACATCGTTCCGCCCAGTGGAGGTCCTAAAGACACTTTAGCCCCTGTATTGCTTGGTGCCAGCCCTGCAGATTCCAGCCTGCACTTCAAAGCCCACAAGGTAACGATGCAATTCAGTGAATACGTAGAGCTGGACAACATCTTCGAAAAGCTGATCGTATCCCCTACCCTGAAGCGTACTCCCACTGTGACAGCTAAGTTGAGAACGGTTACTATGATCATCAAGGATACCCTGGATGCCAATACGACCTATACTTTCAACTTTTCTGACGCTATCCGCGATATCAATGAGCATAATCCCATCCAGGACTATGCATATGTAGTATCCACCGGCGATTACCTCGACTCCCTCCAGATAAAAGGCTTCATTATCAATGCGGAAAACGGTAAGCCGGATAGTAACGTATCTGTTATGCTGTACCGCCACCTGGAAGACTCCGTTGTTTCCAAAGAAAAGCCGGTATACTATGCCCGCTCAAGAGGTAACGGTTCCTTCTGGTTCAAAAACCTCGCTCCCGGCGATTACAAGATCTTCGCCATCAAAGAAGAAAACAAGGACTTACAATATAACGATCCTAAAGAACTGATCGCCTTCCAGGATAGCCTGCTGCACCTGCGTGAAGAGAACCTGCACGATGTACCGCTCCTCACCTTCCTGGAAAAAGATTCCACCCTCAGGGGCGGCCCTGAAGCAATAGGGGGTCCTGACAGTACTTCTGCATTAAATATCCCTCCACCTCCTCCTGAACAAGAAGACAAAAAGACCAAAGAGCAGAGGGAGAAAGAAAAGAAAAGGAGAATCCTGGTATCAGCTACCCTGGGAGAAAAGAGTAGCCAGGATCTGGGCATGCCGCTGATCGTAAACTTCAGTGCGCCTGTAAAAACACTGGATACCACCCATATACTGCTAACAGAAGATACTACTTTCAATTCTGTTCCTTTCACGACTTTCTTTGACTCTACCCGAAAAGTATTGCATGTGGTATACACCTGGAAAGAAGGTATGCCTTACCGGCTCACTATTCCAAAAGAGGCGGTACTCGATACCCTCGGGCAGCAGCAATCAAAAGCAGATACTATCCTTTTTAATGCTAAGAAAGAATCAGATTATGGTAGTGCCATGCTGACCCTTACACTCAGCGATAGCCTGAAAAATGCAGGTGGCGACACGATGCATTTTGTAGCACAACTGGTGAAAGATAAGGAGATAAAGTATTCCGGTAAGATCGTGAAAGGTGCCTGGATTCAGAAGCGTATTCAGCCTGCTGAGTATGAAATAAGGATCCTGCTGGATGATAACAATAATGGTGTTTGGGATCGTGGAGTGTACTATGGTACTCCTAAAAAACAGCCTGAAAGGGTCGTTACCTTCCCCAAAAAGGAGAACATCAAAGCCAACTGGGGAGTACCGATCAAATTACAGATCTAA
- a CDS encoding ATP-dependent helicase → MSGDQYQQRFEEVYNRLNEKQREAVDNTEGPVMVIAGPGTGKTQILASRIGKILRDTDFMPQNILCLTYTDAGTVAMRKRLTDFIGPDAYRVNIHTFHSFCNEVIQDNLGYFEKNSLDLISELEKIQLLKKLIDGFDKQNPLKRYRGDVYFDMNNLSNLFSTMKREGWTVDYIKDAIKVYIDDLPNRDEFICKRATKNFKPGDIRTDIIEIEVEKMARLQAAVEQFLVFNSLMHAANRYDFDDMINWVIRAFEQNPNLLADYKERFQYILVDEYQDTSGTQNKLIRQLINGEELPNVFVVGDDDQSIYRFQGANIENMEQFAGSFAETLLTIVLTQNYRSVQNILDVSMTLIDNNGDSRLVNQLPGLSKQLKASNDKLMHLNITPVIQRYNTPRDEMAGITNTIVALLEKGVPAGKIAVIYRENRFGEELAQYFRLKGLPFYSKRNVNLFENPFARKVLTILRYLAAELDTPYSGDDLLFKIMHFDFYNIPPVEIAKVSIRVAEKGYAEKSSIRQYLQEWQTTRSLTLFTEAPELAMMELSKMMEGWIKEAHNLTLQQLFTSIISKGGILTHIMDSPEKMWLMKILQALFDFIKEETRRNPDLSLVPFVEMVDLMEANKIPIPLVQVSGNEKEINLITAHGSKGLEFEYIFLAGTNSHLWEKKKKSNSGFSFPDTVFATQSTSTDEQELRRLFYVAITRAEKYLYISYPEFRLDGKPLEPSMFIAEILEEHQLPDEKVALSEEDMFAFEALHYSKNLAPEIARTDQLFIDNLLASFTMNVTALNNYLDCPLGFFYKNLVRIPTGRSENTEFGSAVHYALEKLFQKMQEAGNNTFPTREEFIKDFIWSMRRNRECFARESFERRKEYGKEILTNYYNTYIGTWNKIVSVERNVRNIVVSGVPLKGKVDKLEFEGKQVNVVDYKTGDYEKAIRDYKKFDRPNERNPNGGDYWRQAVFYKILLENYRSKSWRVASTEFDFIEPNRQKIYHKEKVFITADDIATVTQQIVDTWTKIQNKDFYTGCGKEACVWCNFVKDHKLHIALHDLEEESEIQF, encoded by the coding sequence ATGTCCGGAGATCAATATCAACAACGTTTCGAGGAAGTATATAACCGGCTAAATGAAAAACAGCGCGAAGCCGTTGACAATACCGAAGGCCCTGTGATGGTAATAGCTGGCCCCGGAACCGGCAAAACGCAGATCCTCGCATCGCGGATAGGCAAGATTCTGCGTGATACAGACTTTATGCCACAGAACATTCTCTGCCTTACCTATACTGATGCAGGTACCGTGGCCATGCGTAAGCGCCTCACCGATTTCATCGGACCCGATGCTTACCGTGTTAATATTCATACCTTCCACTCCTTCTGTAACGAAGTGATACAGGACAACCTCGGCTACTTTGAAAAGAACAGCCTCGATCTTATATCAGAACTGGAAAAAATACAGTTGCTCAAAAAACTCATTGACGGTTTTGATAAACAGAATCCACTAAAACGTTATCGTGGTGATGTATACTTTGATATGAACAATCTCTCCAACCTCTTCTCTACAATGAAGCGGGAAGGCTGGACGGTAGATTACATCAAAGATGCTATCAAAGTCTATATCGATGATCTGCCAAACCGTGATGAATTTATCTGCAAAAGAGCGACCAAAAATTTTAAGCCAGGCGATATACGGACTGATATAATAGAAATTGAGGTAGAGAAAATGGCCCGGCTGCAAGCTGCTGTAGAGCAATTCCTCGTGTTCAATTCCCTGATGCATGCCGCGAATCGCTACGACTTTGACGATATGATCAACTGGGTGATCAGGGCATTTGAACAAAACCCTAATCTCCTCGCTGACTACAAAGAACGCTTTCAATATATACTTGTAGATGAATACCAGGATACAAGTGGTACACAGAACAAACTGATCCGGCAACTGATCAATGGAGAGGAACTACCCAACGTTTTCGTAGTGGGTGATGATGACCAGTCTATCTACCGCTTCCAGGGGGCGAATATCGAAAACATGGAGCAATTTGCCGGTAGCTTTGCAGAAACCCTGCTTACCATCGTGCTTACGCAGAACTATCGTTCTGTTCAGAACATCCTGGATGTTTCCATGACCCTGATTGACAACAACGGCGACTCACGTCTTGTAAATCAGCTGCCAGGTCTTAGCAAACAACTAAAGGCCAGCAATGATAAGCTGATGCACCTGAATATTACACCTGTCATCCAGCGCTACAACACGCCCCGCGATGAAATGGCCGGAATTACAAATACCATCGTGGCGCTGCTGGAAAAAGGCGTTCCCGCCGGCAAGATAGCAGTGATCTATCGTGAGAACCGCTTTGGTGAAGAGTTAGCACAATACTTCCGCCTCAAAGGTCTCCCATTCTATTCCAAAAGAAATGTGAACCTTTTTGAAAATCCGTTTGCCCGCAAAGTATTGACCATCCTGCGATATCTCGCAGCAGAACTGGATACGCCTTATAGTGGAGATGACCTGCTCTTTAAGATCATGCACTTTGATTTCTACAACATACCACCAGTTGAAATTGCTAAAGTGAGTATCAGGGTGGCAGAAAAAGGTTATGCTGAAAAGTCATCCATTCGTCAATACCTACAGGAATGGCAGACAACCCGTAGCCTTACACTCTTTACCGAAGCACCGGAACTAGCCATGATGGAACTGAGTAAGATGATGGAAGGATGGATTAAGGAAGCACACAATCTCACCCTGCAACAACTCTTTACCAGCATCATCAGCAAAGGCGGTATCCTTACCCATATCATGGATTCCCCGGAGAAGATGTGGCTCATGAAAATATTGCAGGCCCTCTTTGATTTCATCAAAGAAGAAACCCGCCGTAACCCTGATCTTAGCCTCGTTCCATTTGTAGAAATGGTAGACCTCATGGAAGCGAATAAAATTCCTATTCCGCTGGTACAGGTCTCCGGCAATGAAAAAGAGATTAACCTGATCACCGCACATGGTTCCAAAGGATTAGAATTTGAATATATTTTCCTGGCAGGTACCAACTCACACCTCTGGGAAAAGAAGAAAAAAAGCAACAGTGGATTCTCCTTCCCGGATACCGTATTCGCCACACAATCCACCAGTACAGACGAACAGGAACTACGCCGCCTCTTTTATGTGGCCATCACCCGTGCAGAAAAATACCTGTATATCAGTTATCCTGAATTCAGACTGGATGGAAAGCCTTTGGAGCCCAGCATGTTCATTGCAGAAATACTGGAAGAACACCAGCTGCCAGATGAAAAAGTAGCACTCTCCGAAGAAGATATGTTCGCTTTTGAAGCGCTCCATTACAGCAAAAACCTGGCTCCTGAAATTGCCCGCACAGATCAGTTGTTTATCGACAATCTGCTCGCCAGCTTTACCATGAATGTAACGGCCCTCAACAATTACCTCGATTGCCCGCTGGGCTTTTTCTATAAAAATCTTGTCCGCATCCCGACAGGCCGTTCTGAGAATACAGAATTTGGTTCTGCCGTACACTATGCACTGGAAAAACTCTTCCAGAAAATGCAGGAGGCAGGCAACAACACCTTCCCTACCCGCGAAGAGTTTATCAAAGACTTCATATGGAGCATGCGCCGTAACCGTGAATGCTTTGCCCGCGAATCTTTTGAAAGAAGAAAGGAGTATGGTAAAGAGATCCTGACCAACTACTACAATACCTATATAGGCACCTGGAACAAGATCGTAAGCGTGGAAAGAAATGTGCGGAACATTGTAGTAAGTGGCGTTCCCCTTAAAGGAAAAGTCGATAAACTGGAATTTGAAGGTAAGCAGGTGAACGTAGTGGACTACAAAACCGGTGACTACGAAAAGGCCATCAGAGACTATAAAAAGTTCGACCGGCCTAATGAAAGAAATCCAAATGGTGGTGACTACTGGAGACAAGCCGTATTCTATAAGATCCTGCTGGAAAACTACCGTTCTAAAAGCTGGCGGGTGGCAAGTACTGAATTCGACTTCATCGAGCCAAACAGACAAAAGATCTATCACAAGGAAAAAGTGTTCATCACTGCTGATGATATTGCAACAGTAACCCAGCAGATCGTGGATACCTGGACTAAAATACAGAACAAGGATTTCTATACCGGATGTGGTAAAGAAGCGTGTGTATGGTGCAATTTTGTGAAAGATCATAAGCTGCATATTGCCCTGCATGACCTTGAAGAGGAAAGCGAAATACAATTTTAA
- a CDS encoding SRPBCC family protein: MAKIYLLRYEQVLNTSIQEAWTFFSRADNLEKITPSYMRFDITSPVTDKPIYAGEIITYVIHPVLGIPLRWMTEITHVKEGAYFVDEQRKGPYGLWHHQHHFEAVEGGVKMTDIVHYSLPLGILGRIAHALFVRRQLEGIFAYRQKKVQDYFL; encoded by the coding sequence ATGGCAAAAATCTATCTGTTGCGGTATGAGCAGGTACTAAATACGTCAATACAGGAGGCGTGGACGTTTTTTTCCCGGGCGGATAACCTGGAAAAAATAACGCCTTCATATATGCGTTTTGACATTACATCCCCGGTAACTGATAAGCCGATATATGCCGGAGAAATTATTACTTACGTTATTCATCCGGTATTGGGGATACCCCTGCGCTGGATGACAGAAATTACGCATGTAAAAGAGGGGGCGTATTTTGTAGATGAACAACGTAAAGGCCCTTACGGACTCTGGCATCATCAGCACCATTTTGAGGCGGTGGAAGGAGGTGTAAAGATGACGGATATTGTGCACTACTCACTGCCATTAGGTATTTTAGGCAGGATTGCACATGCCCTTTTTGTACGGCGTCAACTGGAGGGAATCTTTGCCTACAGGCAAAAGAAGGTACAAGATTACTTTCTATAG
- a CDS encoding RNA polymerase sigma factor, with translation MGQAAVHIDEHLLIERLIAGDPGARELLYDYYGPALYSLILQVVPDNKKAEDILTTVFVRIYSDIYTYKESGNSTLFGWMMRLTREIVFSEGDHTGGNVTGGIILHGNNSLQRFTNTLPQDKQKVFYLCYFKGLPKEAVARMMGVEAETIAGQMKEIMMAFRTFLQN, from the coding sequence TTGGGACAGGCTGCTGTTCATATTGATGAACATTTACTAATTGAACGCTTGATTGCTGGTGATCCCGGAGCAAGGGAGTTATTGTATGACTACTACGGTCCAGCTTTATACAGTTTAATACTTCAAGTGGTTCCTGATAATAAAAAGGCTGAAGACATCCTTACAACTGTATTTGTACGTATATATAGTGACATCTATACTTACAAGGAGTCCGGAAACTCCACACTCTTCGGCTGGATGATGCGTCTGACAAGGGAAATAGTATTTTCTGAGGGCGATCATACAGGGGGGAACGTAACGGGAGGAATAATACTCCACGGGAATAATTCGCTTCAGCGATTTACCAACACCTTGCCACAGGATAAACAAAAGGTTTTTTACCTGTGCTATTTTAAAGGCCTGCCAAAAGAAGCAGTTGCCAGAATGATGGGGGTAGAGGCAGAAACGATAGCCGGACAGATGAAGGAAATAATGATGGCTTTCAGAACCTTTTTACAAAATTAA
- a CDS encoding lipocalin family protein, which produces MKHLTLAALCLLASLFTISCKTQSGATDTSMSASKGSVKGNWIVTDISFEGIPQHSKITVFDQASYSCFKGSQWVFPNNETNGSFTLTSTDDGCSTAAQPIVWSIYKAGGVQMLQFKKIGGGVKAKNVTEGYRLEISSLNKTTMVWRAAVNYEDKTGYIIYTLQRS; this is translated from the coding sequence ATGAAGCATCTTACATTAGCAGCATTGTGCTTGCTGGCATCTCTCTTCACCATATCCTGCAAGACACAGTCTGGGGCTACCGATACAAGCATGAGCGCAAGCAAGGGTAGCGTAAAAGGAAACTGGATTGTGACTGATATCAGCTTTGAAGGGATCCCTCAGCATTCAAAAATCACTGTTTTTGATCAGGCTTCTTATAGCTGCTTTAAAGGTAGCCAGTGGGTATTCCCGAATAATGAAACGAATGGTTCATTTACGCTGACTTCTACTGATGATGGTTGCAGTACTGCAGCTCAGCCAATTGTTTGGTCTATTTACAAAGCAGGTGGGGTGCAGATGTTGCAGTTCAAAAAAATTGGTGGTGGTGTAAAAGCCAAAAATGTAACAGAAGGTTACCGCCTGGAGATCAGTTCTCTGAATAAGACTACCATGGTATGGAGAGCTGCAGTGAACTACGAAGACAAAACGGGGTATATTATTTATACGCTTCAGCGTAGTTAA
- a CDS encoding LysR substrate-binding domain-containing protein → MLDFRLKVFYTVARRLSFTKAAEELFISQPAVTKHIHELEQQLGMALFERIGNRIKITRAGQVMLKHADDIFTSYRNLEYEINQLKHEQGGLLALGASTTIAQYFIPPLLAQFNQRYPEVAASLISGNTEQVEQALFDKSIQLGLIEGRSKNPVLKYVEIAKDEIALIGNVNYNYGDNNGPLGASDLKNIPLLMREHGSGTLEVINDELKRLKLKLTDLQIAMYMGSTESIKSYLHHAPCAAFLSLKAVQRELEAGEFKILPVKNFKLLRKFHFIYLQGQQDKLAQLFMRFARQHAEPQQP, encoded by the coding sequence ATGTTGGACTTCAGGTTAAAAGTGTTCTATACAGTTGCCCGGCGCCTAAGCTTTACCAAAGCAGCCGAGGAGCTTTTTATATCCCAGCCCGCCGTTACCAAGCACATTCACGAATTGGAACAGCAACTGGGTATGGCTCTTTTTGAAAGAATTGGTAACCGTATTAAAATCACCCGTGCAGGACAGGTGATGCTCAAACATGCAGACGACATCTTCACCAGCTACCGCAATCTCGAATACGAAATCAACCAGCTTAAACATGAACAGGGAGGCCTGCTGGCATTAGGAGCAAGTACCACCATCGCACAATACTTTATACCACCTTTACTGGCACAGTTTAACCAGCGCTATCCGGAAGTTGCCGCCTCCCTGATCAGTGGCAATACTGAACAGGTAGAACAGGCACTCTTTGACAAAAGTATTCAGCTCGGTCTCATAGAAGGCCGCTCTAAAAATCCCGTACTCAAGTATGTGGAAATTGCAAAGGATGAAATAGCCCTGATCGGAAATGTAAATTATAACTATGGTGATAACAACGGACCGCTCGGTGCTTCCGATCTGAAAAATATTCCCCTGCTCATGCGTGAACATGGCTCAGGTACGCTGGAAGTGATCAACGATGAGCTGAAAAGATTAAAACTAAAACTAACCGACCTGCAGATAGCCATGTATATGGGCAGTACAGAAAGTATCAAATCTTACCTGCACCATGCTCCATGCGCTGCTTTTCTCTCCCTCAAAGCGGTACAGCGGGAGCTGGAAGCAGGAGAGTTTAAGATCCTGCCGGTCAAAAATTTCAAGCTGCTGAGAAAGTTTCATTTCATCTACCTGCAGGGGCAACAGGACAAATTAGCACAACTGTTCATGCGCTTTGCCCGGCAACATGCCGAACCGCAACAGCCTTAA
- a CDS encoding DUF4148 domain-containing protein produces the protein MKKFLTGVLALLMVASIAFAQTPAAPQKQDKPKTEAKQDAQKLKKDGTPDKRFKENKESKEDKTASGPKKKDGTPDKRFKENKENKEKKENKENKEAKAPKADAKKKA, from the coding sequence ATGAAAAAGTTTCTGACTGGTGTACTCGCCCTCCTGATGGTTGCCTCTATCGCGTTCGCACAGACGCCTGCTGCTCCGCAAAAACAGGACAAACCTAAAACTGAAGCCAAACAGGATGCCCAAAAGCTGAAGAAAGACGGTACTCCTGACAAACGCTTCAAAGAGAACAAAGAAAGCAAAGAAGACAAAACTGCCAGCGGCCCTAAGAAAAAAGACGGCACTCCAGACAAACGCTTTAAAGAAAACAAAGAGAACAAAGAGAAAAAGGAGAACAAAGAGAACAAGGAGGCGAAAGCACCAAAAGCTGACGCTAAGAAAAAAGCTTAA